The window AAGCAAGAAGAGAAGCAAGAAGAGCGTGGCAGCTGCCAAACATTATCCATCTATCTCAATCTCCACTTTTCCTCTTTCGCATCCTTTCAAATTCCGGACAAAACCGAGGACAGAATCTTTAAAGGAATTCTGTACATAAGGAACGATTTTTATTTCTTTTCCATCAACATTGAGATGAATTCCAATTTTCCTGTCGGTTCTGCAGTCATTTCTGGTTTTATTTCCTTTCAGGATTTCCGCCACCATTCCATAACAGGAAAAACCGCAAGCAGAACAACACTCCGGTTTTGCTAAAGGCAGCACCTCAAAAACTTTTTGCTCGATAATATCTGCCAGATCCCTGATATTTCTCTCTGCATGAAGAACCGGGAGATGATCATATTTTTTGTGCTCATCAGAAAATTTTCCGGAAACAGCAAAGACCGTTCCATCTACAAGTTCAGCCAATTGATCTCTATCATTCGCACAGATAATTCTTGGTAAAGCAGCAGTTTTCATCCCTTCCACGATCACATAATCAGCACTCAAATGTGCCAGCATTTCATTCAGGGAAAGCTGCCTGTTCCAGATCTGGTATGTTTCCTTAAATCCTCTGGCAAAAACAACATTTTCCGAAGCCTGTAAATGTTTTTGGGAATTCGAACCCGGTTTTTCCATAGTAAAATCTTCATAATGGATGTCTTTGACGGAAGCGACTTTATATCCTCTTCTTTTTAATTCTTTGAGCAAATTAACAACCAGAGTTGTCTTTCCGGTATGATGATAACCGGCAACACTAAAGACTTTCATTTTTCCTCCTGATATTTTAATGAAACTGGACTCGACTTGCAACGACCGAAGGGAGTGCGAGTTGAGAACAGTTGTCAGTCTGTCTCAATTTTTTCCTATAAATCGGATACGACTGGACTTCATCAACTTTAGTTTGATGGAATTCAGTTTTTTACTTACGATTATTACAATTATTAACTCAAGTCCAGTCTCGCTTCGCTCTTCTGAACTCGAGTTATATTAACGCTCAAACCAAATAATAAAAACATAAGATCAATCCAAACGATAAGATAATTCCAAACTGAATACAATAATCAAACCAGCGAAGTTTCTTCTTATACAGATATGTACGATCGGGAAAAAGTCTGAAACCACGCAATTCCATGGAAATTGCCCTGTATTTCACGGTTTGCATTGCTCTGGCAATGATCGGGAATAACAGCGAAAGATACGCTTTTGGTCTTTTTCGCAAAGGCAGGTCATTGATATTGATCTCCCGTAAAGACAAGGCTTCCATACTTAACCGGAATTGTTTTGAAAATAAGGGAATGAAATGAATAACCGAAGCAATAATAAATGAGATTTCATAAGAAATTTTCCAACCTCGCAAGGCTAACAGATATTTATCGAAAGAGATGTCGATCAATAGACCTGAAATGATGATTATCAGGAA is drawn from Candidatus Cloacimonadota bacterium and contains these coding sequences:
- the mobB gene encoding molybdopterin-guanine dinucleotide biosynthesis protein B, coding for MKVFSVAGYHHTGKTTLVVNLLKELKRRGYKVASVKDIHYEDFTMEKPGSNSQKHLQASENVVFARGFKETYQIWNRQLSLNEMLAHLSADYVIVEGMKTAALPRIICANDRDQLAELVDGTVFAVSGKFSDEHKKYDHLPVLHAERNIRDLADIIEQKVFEVLPLAKPECCSACGFSCYGMVAEILKGNKTRNDCRTDRKIGIHLNVDGKEIKIVPYVQNSFKDSVLGFVRNLKGCERGKVEIEIDG
- a CDS encoding energy-coupling factor transporter transmembrane protein EcfT; translation: MEDLKMEQKIDLDLRTILVIVMVITSLSVIFQNLLMQTALIFVSIILLLLINPGKKKFTRIMHRLKNILKIVLTLMVFQILFRQEGEIFWQWKIIKITSSGLNYGIISSLRFFLIIIISGLLIDISFDKYLLALRGWKISYEISFIIASVIHFIPLFSKQFRLSMEALSLREININDLPLRKRPKAYLSLLFPIIARAMQTVKYRAISMELRGFRLFPDRTYLYKKKLRWFDYCIQFGIILSFGLILCFYYLV